A genomic region of Hippoglossus hippoglossus isolate fHipHip1 chromosome 8, fHipHip1.pri, whole genome shotgun sequence contains the following coding sequences:
- the LOC117765887 gene encoding trinucleotide repeat-containing gene 6A protein-like isoform X3, whose product MAPIRDSVSHSPNQTGLEHPGLESQYEPSPWSSGSPCSSDSNSNWGKVLVDGSTDKPNIPSSTNSSVWPPSSSSFSCSSSSSSSGCGSGSDPELASECMDADSSSSIGSEKNLSAVAVTTVMMMSANASSSVSSTASSPSSVTSAMMVGVSVNGDSNGNSRQVIGGGANNGNNNITGSSHYSVAGSSSIGSNNMGSHNIKLVNSSSVWGTQSGSNMITTGGSTPCINGGLSPNTLNPNANHGAWPQSPTPSPGSLGQRPPGISSKLGIAPQQGSLLGWGGMAAPDNSSMMEVTDMSNGTASSNSGNGGLQSTNLNTESNGPNNTIMMNTTTTTTNATMTSSPPNSTASPQLSGDCSWGSIGAGNGGPLANGNPSSAPQNPQGEPGVAGAFGTPWGATTYPGDKGPPNADTVNPQNPALLQAGNPQISSTAAYKSNNNHNNTGAPRWDQGPANNPNQPQSNSSWGVGSNQIPGSAGPGNGNQTTMGPPAGIPRPWGSSTSSSSSTSSSSSTTNNKMSNGEWGSAAPGNTTDAGSQKGSSANNGWKSLEDDAMGMGGGAGGTQGVGSVTAGWGRSGGSEGSGESSGGQSSSDKDGSQSKGVNRRKGTHSPTVASAPPRVDVDPRVLSNTGWGQTPVRQNTTWDVNSPIPNQPQGPRRDDRKHSSGGSSWGTAGPTAPSQTSGGWGGRPNSSGQDAGGSGWGDQRPNSSWDNKVSASGGGGQSNWNDGSSYKGSNTNSNTWSNNYNKDDRSNTWTNAPKAQQGWSSNSGNGTEGWGSSGDGVRGDGVRGGANNRWGEPQKAAGSAGWEGDSDRSGSDRSGSGCWNDSSRTNTNTSSGNTWVGSGGSNTQDQSASTQGSNWGGESVHKPNSQSTSQSWGEQQKSNHHGAQTRGETTPKPSNEWGKGTEPNVSRSNQGSNKPSGWQGGPIPTGGQKEEVSTGWEEPSPESIRRRMEIDDGTAAWGEPGKKPVGSVNSWNKTNQSDQENKGPPSQHQPHPQPHPHPHPHPQPHPHPHHHPHPQPHPHPQHQPHPHPPHNSMHPPQPMQPPAQEKNCNPGWGEQYPQQKESSTWRDPAPPPVSVDNGTSAWGKPIDSSSTWEKPSRDSREPGPGWGGQHKSAPGPKPMETWCGEDGSMGNSWDQEEEVEIGMWSNSQQDNRSHDQNTWNYKQKGSNKMNKPVNKQDEPWMKPFMNQFSGMNFPRDSPDDSMKTGAGMVQDKRMDMGNMGDYNGVMGKNPGSRHQLHKDSPMDRSPYYDKNVNPMLGGSSIAQGRGPQSQVPPQPNLRNQVPPPILPSQVPPSLLKYPGGNGGLNPLFGPQQVAVLNQLSQLNQLSQLNQINQLQRLLLQQQQQQQQQQQQQQQKAQSQRAMPVGRQPEQTRPIGSSPSMMQPPRHLDPSMLKQAPPHKPYLDNYLSHNTPDMQKDASSLGSFSNFPLSLNSNMNVSLDMGVGGSSSGGGSVSYKEPPQSRMKKLWATDPLEQNSKSGAMSSGLRLEDSPFYDFLSPGPSPLSPPGQSMGSVGDGWPPRANSPPPLGNTVTWPPEFRPGEPWKGYPNIDPETDPYVTPGSVINNLSINTVRDTDHLRDRNNGPSSSLNTTMPSNSAWSSIRASSHSGSLTSTAQSTSARPSESKWSPGGGSVSNSSLAHELWKVPLPPKAMSVAAPSRPPPGLTSQKPSPASSGWDASSLRLGGWGSTESRYTPGSSWSDSSSSSSARTQWLVLKNLTPQIDGSTLRTLCMQHGPLITFHLNLPHGNAVVCYSTKDEAAKAQKSLHMCVLGNTTILAEFASEEEINRFFAQGQSLATPSSSWQAIGSSQTRMDQSHPFPSRAPEPNQWNSSDLHSSSLWGGPNYSSSLWGSPSGTEAGRISSPSPISSFLPVDHLTGGGDSM is encoded by the exons ATGGCTCCCATTCGGGATTCCGTCAGCCACTCCCCTAATCAAACAG GTCTGGAGCATCCTGGCTTGGAATCGCAGTATGAGCCTTCCCCATGGTCCTCTGGCTCTCCCTGCAGCAGCGATAGCAACAGCAACTGGGGCAAAGTCCTAGTGGACGGAAGTACCGACAAACCCAACATCCCCTCTTCAACCAACTCTTCTGTCTggcctccctcctcttcctctttctcttgctcctcttcttcctcctcttctggtTGTGGGTCAGGATCAGACCCTGAGCTGGCATCAGAATGCATGGACGCTGACTCTAGCTCCTCAATCGGCTCAGAGAAAAACCTCTCTGCTGTTGCTGTGAcaacagtgatgatgatgtcagcaaatgcttcctcctctgtgtcttctacggCTTCTTCCCCCTCTTCGGTGACGTCTGCCATGATGGTTGGCGTTTCTGTAAATGGAGACAGCAACGGCAACAGTCGCCAGGTTATTGGTGGAGGAGCAAATAATGGAAATAACAATATCACAGGGTCCTCCCACTACTCCGTGGCGGGGTCCAGCAGTATTGGCAGCAATAACATGGGTAGCCACAACATCAAGCTCGTCAACAGCAGTAGTGTATGGGGCACCCAGTCAGGCAGCAACATGATTACCACAGGTGGAAGCACCCCCTGCATCAACGGAGGGTTAAGCCCAAACACTTTAAACCCAAATGCCAACCACGGTGCCTGGCCCCAGAGTCCAACCCCAAGCCCAGGGTCCCTGGGCCAACGGCCTCCGGGGATAAGTTCCAAACTGGGTATAGCCCCCCAACAGGGCTCCTTGCTGGGCTGGGGTGGCATGGCAGCTCCAGACAACAGCAGTATGATGGAAGTCACTGATATGAGTAATGGTACAGCAAGCAGCAACAGTGGAAATGGTGGCCTGCAGTCTACCAACCTTAACACTGAATCCAATGGACCAAATAACACTATTATGAtgaatactactactactactactaatgcCACAATGACCTCTAGTCCACCAAACTCTACCGCCTCACCCCAACTCAGTGGGGATTGTTCCTGGGGTTCCATTGGAGCAGGGAATGGGGGTCCGCTGGCCAATGGAAACCCCTCATCAGCCCCCCAGAACCCACAAGGAGAGCCGGGGGTTGCTGGGGCCTTCGGTACGCCTTGGGGCGCAACTACCTACCCTGGAGACAAGGGCCCCCCAAATGCAGACACTGTGAACCCACAAAATCCTGCCTTATTGCAGGCTGGAAACCCCCAAATCTCCTCTACTGCTGCTTACAAGAGTAATAATAACCACAATAACACTGGGGCCCCGCGCTGGGACCAGGGGCCTGCCAATAATCCAAACCAGCCTCAGAGCAACTCGTCCTGGGGTGTCGGCTCCAATCAAATCCCAGGCTCTGCAGGCCCAGGCAATGGGAACCAAACTACGATGGGCCCTCCAGCAGGGATCCCTCGTCCCTGGGGGAGCAGCacatcatcttcttcctcaaCCTCATCGTCCTCttccacaacaaacaacaagatGTCAAATGGAGAATGGGGATCAGCAGCTCCTGGTAACACCACAGATGCTGGAAGTCAGAAAGGAAGCTCAGCCAACAATGGCTGGAAGAGCCTAGAGGATGACGCCATGGGCATgggaggtggagcaggtggaACCCAGGGTGTGGGCAGTGTCACTGCAGGCTGGGGTCGCTCTGGAGGAAGTGAGGGAAGTGGAGAAAGCTCTGGAGGTCAATCTAGCTCAGACAAAGACGGCAGCCAGTCAAAAGGAGTAAACCGCAGAAAAGGTACCCATTCTCCAACAGTAGCATCAGCCCCGCCCCGGGTCGATGTGGACCCCCGGGTTCTGTCCAACACTGGGTGGGGTCAGACTCCCGTACGACAAAACACCACCTGGGACGTGAATTCTCCAATTCCCAATCAGCCCCAGGGTCCAAGAAGAGATGACAGAAAGCACAGCAGTGGAGGCTCCAGCTGGGGTACAGCAGGACCGACAGCTCCCTCCCAGACCTCTGGAG gttGGGGTGGTCGGCCGAACAGCTCAGGTCAGGATGCAGGAGGTTCTGGCTGGGGAGACCAGAGACCAAACTCCAGTTGGGACAACAAAGTCTCAGCGAGTGGAGGTGGTGGGCAGAGTAACTGGAATGATGGATCCAGCTACAAGGGCAGCAACACCAATAGTAACACATGGAGCAACAACTATAACAAAGATGACAG gtCCAATACCTGGACTAATGCGCCCAAAGCGCAGCAGGGCTGGAGTTCCAACAGTGGAAATGGAACTGAAGGGTGGGGTAGCAGTGGAGATGGTGTCAGAGGAGATGGTGTCAGAGGAGGAGCCAACAATCGCTGGGGGGAGCCCCAAAAAGCTGCTGGCTCAGCAGGCTGGGAGGGCGACAGCGACCGGTCTGGCAGCGACCGGTCTGGCTCTGGATGTTGGAACGATTCAAGCCgaaccaacacaaacaccagcagcGGCAACACCTGGGTCGGGAGTGGAGGATCAAATACTCAAGATCAGAGCGCGTCAACCCAAGGTTCCAACTGGGGTGGCGAATCAGTCCACAAACCCAATTCTCAGAGTACCAGCCAGAGCTGGGGTGAGCAGCAGAAGAGCAACCACCACGGGGCCCAGACCAGGGGTGAGACGACTCCCAAGCCCTCCAACGAGTGGGGGAAAGGTACCGAACCCAACGTGTCCAGAAGCAACCAAGGATCTAACAAGCCCTCAG GCTGGCAGGGAGGCCCCATACCCACAGGAGGTCAGAAAGAGGAAGTGTCTACTGGGTGGGAAGAGCCTTCTCCAGAGTCCATACGGCGCAGAATGGAGATCGATGACGGCACCGCAGCTTGGGGAGAACCTG GCAAGAAACCTGTAGGATCTGTCAACTCGTGGAACAAGACCAACCAATCTGACCAGGAGAACAAGGGCCCGCCCTCTCAGCACCAGCCTCACCCTCAacctcacccccacccccacccccaccctcaaCCTCACCCCCACCCTCACCATCACCCCCACCCTCAACCTCACCCCCACCCTCAGCACCAGCCTCACCCTCACCCACCACACAACTCCATGCATCCCCCTCAGCCCATGCAGCCTCCTGCCCAGGAGAAAAACTGCAATCCTG GTTGGGGTGAGCAATATCCGCAGCAGAAGGAGTCCTCAACGTGGAGGGACCCCGCCCCGCCGCCTGTGTCGGTGGACAACGGGACGTCTGCCTGGGGGAAGCCCATCGACAGCAGCTCCACTTGGGAAAAACCCAGCAGGGACAGCAGAGAGCCTGGTCCTGGCTGGGGTGGCCAGCATAAGTCTG CTCCAGGTCCCAAGCCCATGGAGACATGGTGTGGTGAGGATGGGTCCATGGGCAACAGCTGGGACCaggaagaagaggtggagatTGGCATGTGGAGCAACAGCCAACAGGACAACAGGTCCCACGACCAAAACACCTGGAACTACAAGCAAAAAGGCTCAAACAAG ATGAACAAACCAGTCAACAAACAGGATGAACCCTGGATGAAACCTTTCATGAACCAGTTCAGCGGCATGAACTTTCCT AGAGACTCTCCCGACGACTCCATGAAGACAGGAGCGGGGATGGTGCAGGACAAGCGCATGGACATGGGCAATATGGGAGACTACAATGGAGTTATGGGGAAGAACCCTGGGTCTCGACACCAGCTCCACAAGGATTCTCCCATGGATCGCAGCCCTTACTATGACAAG AATGTAAACCCAATGTTGGGTGGCAGCAGCATAGCACAGGGCCGAGGCCCCCAGTCCCAAGTCCCCCCCCAACCCAACCTTCGTAACCAAGTGCCTCCACCCATCCTGCCCTCTCAG GTCCCTCCATCCCTGTTGAAGTACCCAGGAGGTAACGGAGGCCTGAACCCTCTTTTCGGACCTCAGCAGGTGGCTGTGCTCAACCAACTCTCCCAGCTCAACCAGCTGTCGCAGCTCAACCAGATCAACCAGTTACAG cgtcttctcctccagcagcagcagcagcagcaacaacagcagcagcagcaacaacagaagGCTCAGAGCCAGAGAGCAATGCCTGTGGGACGACAGCCTGAACAG ACACGTCCTATTGGTTCGTCTCCATCAATGATGCAGCCCCCACGGCACCTGGACCCCTCTATGCTGAAACAGGCCCCGCCTCACAAACCGTACCTGGATAACTACTTGTCCCACAATACACCCGATATGCAGAAGGATGCTTCCTCTCTTGGATCCTTCAGCAACTTCCCTTTAA gCTTGAACTCTAACATGAATGTATCCCTGGACATGGGTGTTGGTGGCAGTAGTAGTGGCGGCGGATCTGTGAGCTACAAAGAGCCGCCCCAGTCCAGAATGAAGAAACTGTGGGCTACTGACCCTCTGGAGCAGAACAGCAAATCTG GTGCTATGTCGTCTGGGCTGCGTCTGGAGGACTCTCCCTTCTATGACTTCCTGTCTCCTGGCCCATCTCCCCTGAGTCCTCCCGGCCAATCAATGGGCTCGGTGGGCGATGGCTGGCCGCCCCGTGCCaactcccccccaccccttgGAAACACTGTCACCTGGCCCCCAG AGTTCCGGCCCGGGGAGCCTTGGAAAGGTTACCCTAACATTGACCCTGAGACTGACCCCTATGTGACCCCCGGCAGTGTCATCAACAACCTCTCCATCAACACCGTCCGTGACACAGACCACCTCAGGGACAGGAACAACG GGCCATCCTCATCACTGAACACCACGATGCCTTCTAACAGTGCCTGGTCATCCATTCGTGCCTCCAGCCACAGCGGTTCCCTCACCAGTACAGCACAAAGCACTTCAG CCAGACCCAGCGAGTCAAAGTGGTCTCCCGGTGGCGGTTCTGTGTCCAACTCCTCCCTAGCCCATGAGCTGTGGAAGGTCCCCCTGCCCCCCAAGGCGATGTCCGTGGCAGCCCCCTCCAGACCTCCACCTGGCCTCACCAGCCAGAAGCCCAGTCCTGCTTCCTCTGGCTGGGATGCCTCTTCCCTGAGGTTGGGGGGTTGGGGCTCCACTGAGTCCAGATACACACCTG GTTCCAGTtggagtgacagcagcagcagcagctcagcgaGAACCCAATGGCTCGTTCTGAAAAATCTCACACCTCAG attgACGGCTCTACCCTGAGGACCTTGTGCATGCAGCACGGCCCTCTGATCACATTCCACCTCAACCTGCCACATGGTAACGCCGTGGTATGCTACAGCACCAAGGACGAGGCCGCCAAGGCCCAGAAGAGCCTGCACAT GTGTGTTTTGGGGAACACTACTATTCTGGCTGAGTTTGCCAGCGAGGAGGAAATCAACCGTTTCTTTGCACAAGGGCAGTCACTGGCCACTCCCTCCTCCAGCTGGCAGGCCATCGGCTCCTCTCAGACCAGAATGGATCAGTCTCACCCCTTTCCCAGCCGCGCTCCTGAACCGAACCAGTGGAACAGCAGCGATCTACACAGCTCCTCCCTCTGGGGCGGGCCCAACTATTCCAGTAGCCTGTGGGGGAGCCCCAGTGGCACCGAGGCAGGGAGGATCAGCAGCCCTTCTCCAATCAGCTCCTTCCTCCCGGTGGATCACCTGACAGGGGGTGGGGACTCCATGTGA